The Streptomyces racemochromogenes DNA segment TGGCGTATCCGGACGAGGACGAGGCGCTGATGACGCCCAGTCCCCGCGAGGTGAGCCGGCAGCTGCTGGCCCGGCGCGGCTTCGTCCCCGCGCCCTCCCTGAACCTGCTGGCCGCCGCCTGGATCCAGTTCCAGAACCACGGCTGGGCCAACCACGGGGACAACGAGGAGGCCGAGCCGTTCACCGTCCCGCTCGCCGCCGACGACGACTGGGCCGAGCAGGGCGGCGGCTGCCCGATGCGGGTGAACCGCACCCGCCCCGACCCGGTCGCGCACACCACCCCGGACGTCCCGCCGACGTACGAGAACACCGTCAGCCACTGGTGGGACGGCTCGCAGATCTACGGGTCGGACGAGGCCCGCTGCCGCTCGCTGCGGACCGGGGAGCACGGCCGGCTGATCGTCGACGGCGGACGGCTGCCCGCCGATCCGCGGCCCGGAATGGACTGCCTGGACGCCACGGGCATGAACAGCGACTACTGGACCGGCCTGTCGCTGCTGCACACCCTCTTCGCCAAGGAGCACAACTCCGTCTGCGACCTGATCCGTTCGCACCACCCCACCTGGGACGACGAGCGGATCTTCCAGACGGCGCGGCTGGTGAACACCGCGCTCATGGCGAAGATCCACACGGTGGAGTGGACCCCGGGCATCCTCAACCACCCCGTGGTGCACCGGGCGATGCGCGCCAACTGGGACGGGCTGCTGCCGCGCTGGGTCACCAGGACCTTCGGGCGGATCGGCGGCGAGGTCCTCAGCGGCTCCCGGGGTTCGGGCACCGACCACCACGCCGCGCCGTTCTCCATGACGGAGGAGTTCGTCTCGGCGTACCGGCTGCACCCGCTGATCCCCGACGAGATCACCGTCCGGGACCACCGGCGCGGTACGCCGCGCGAGACCGTCGGCTTCGACGACATGCAGGGGGCGACCACGCGCACCGCGGTCGACGCGTACGGGATGAGCGACCTGTTCTACACCTTCGGCGTCTCGAACCCGGGGGCGCTGGTCCTGCACAACCACCCGGACGCGCTGCGCAACCTGAAGCGGCTGTCCGGCGAGCACATCGACCTCGGCACGGTCGACGTCCTGCGCGACCGGGAGCGGGGCATCCCCCGCTACAACGCCCAGCGGCGGATGCTGCGCAAGCGGCCCGTCACCTCCTTCGAGGAGCTCACCGGCGGGCACCCGGGGGACACCCCGCTGCTGCGGGAGCTGTACGACGGCCGGCTCGACCGGGTCGACACCCTGGTCGGGAACCTGGCCGAGCCCCGGCCGGCCGGCTTCGGGTTCAGCGACACCCTGTTCCGGGTGTTCGCCCTGATGGCCACCCGCCGCATCAAGAGCGACCGGTTCTTCACCACGGACTACCGGCCGGAGGTGTACACCCCCGAGGGGCTGCGCTGGATCGACCGGAACTCGATGGTCACGGTCCTCCTGCGGCACCACCCCGAGCTGGCCCCGGCGCTGGCCGGAGTGACCAACGCCTTCGCCCCCTGGAAGGAGCGGTCGTGAGCGGACACCCCGCCGACGGACTGCGCAGCCACGCCGCGGCCCTGCGCGAGCGGGCGGACCGGCTGCGCGGCGCCTGTGCCGGCCTGGACTGGCGGGGCCCGCAGGCCGACGCCTTCCGGGCGCGGGTCGAGGAGCTGGCCCAGCGGTGCGCCACGGCCGCGGACGGGCTGTCGCGCTCGGCGGCCCGGCTGGACGGCCGGGGGTAGCCCGGGGCGGGGTGGGGCCCGGTCCCGGTGCTACTTCATGCGGTACTGGGCCTTCTCCGCGAGCTTGCCGTCCTTGAAGCAGAGGCGGAGCACGTCCTCGGTCTGACCGTCGGCGGCGGAGAGGTACCAGGCGCAGACGCTGCCGGCGGGCTCGGCGGGGCCGCCTTCCTTGAGGGCGTCCTTGACGAAGGTGTCGCCCGAGGGGAGCTTCGCGCGGACCTCGCTCTCGGCGTCGCCGACCTTGACCGCCTCGTAGACCTTCGGGTCGAGCAGGGTCTTGTCGGCTATGTCCAGGACCTTGGCCGCCCCGAAGAACAGCGCCACGAGGAGCCCTACCCCCAGCACCAGCGCGATACCGCACCCGATGAGACAACCCTTGCGCTGAGCCATGGCCCCGTTCCTCCGTGCCCTCGACGTCGCGGTGCGGTCCGCACCTTGCAGCCGGAGCCTCGCAGGGGCGCGGGGGCCGGTGCCGTACTCGAAAGTCTCGGGCCGGGGCGACGATCG contains these protein-coding regions:
- a CDS encoding peroxidase family protein, translated to MTDTDAHTPPTDAAPAAPELPAQASHRHQPPPAPQRPYGPPGLLERLESAAFARVNRTREWYELPAPLGLLNLAVIREDLRRHNLHDTFGAGGERDRRPTGHLAPYRSYDGSGYDPYDEDMGRVGTRLDRNTPLHMAYPDEDEALMTPSPREVSRQLLARRGFVPAPSLNLLAAAWIQFQNHGWANHGDNEEAEPFTVPLAADDDWAEQGGGCPMRVNRTRPDPVAHTTPDVPPTYENTVSHWWDGSQIYGSDEARCRSLRTGEHGRLIVDGGRLPADPRPGMDCLDATGMNSDYWTGLSLLHTLFAKEHNSVCDLIRSHHPTWDDERIFQTARLVNTALMAKIHTVEWTPGILNHPVVHRAMRANWDGLLPRWVTRTFGRIGGEVLSGSRGSGTDHHAAPFSMTEEFVSAYRLHPLIPDEITVRDHRRGTPRETVGFDDMQGATTRTAVDAYGMSDLFYTFGVSNPGALVLHNHPDALRNLKRLSGEHIDLGTVDVLRDRERGIPRYNAQRRMLRKRPVTSFEELTGGHPGDTPLLRELYDGRLDRVDTLVGNLAEPRPAGFGFSDTLFRVFALMATRRIKSDRFFTTDYRPEVYTPEGLRWIDRNSMVTVLLRHHPELAPALAGVTNAFAPWKERS